ACTAGGCCTAAACTGCAGTTTTGAACTTGAGGACATCCTTAACAGCAGCATCCCTATAGAGTACAATATCAACCGCACCACAAACCATATGATACCCACGCTTCTTCAGCTCACTTGGTTCGTCATGTGGCATAGCAAACCCCGCTAGGTAAACCCTTCTATCACCCTTATCCTTCATACCCAACACCGCGTTCTCTACAGTCTGGACCATCTTCACCGCATTCTCATTACCCGGGTCGCGAATATAACCCAAGTTAGCACTCAGATCAGTTGGCCCAACCATGATGCAGTCCAGCCCATCGACGGCTGTGATCTCCTGAATGTTGTGCACAGCCTCCTCTGACTCAACCTGGCACATGATAAGCAACTCTTCCTCACACCAGTCCAAGTATGTCGGGTCAAGACCGTACTTGGAAGCCCGAGCAATAGGATGAGCCACCCCTCGAACACCACCTCGTGGGTAGCGGCAGTAAGAGACAGCCTCTTTAGCCAACTCCGGGGTGTGAATCATGGGGAACATAAGCCCGTGTGGGCCCAAATCCAGGGCCTTCTTAGCCCACATGGCAGAGCATTCAGGTAACCGGAGAATAGCTGGAGTTTGAGAAGCGGCGAGGGCGTTGAGGCAAGAGAGAGCCTCGGGTATCCCACCATAACCGTGTTCCATGTCGATAACAATAAAATCATACCCGGCATGGCCGGAAATCTCGGCGAGTGTTGGAGAGAAACTGTCAACGAAAAGACCATACAGGCAATCCCCGTTTCTAAGACGCGATTTGAGTGAGGGAATTGGACTAGAAGCTGAAGTAGTAGCCATGGTTTTTACTAGTTTTGTGGAATGAATTTGTGAAATAACCCTTTTGATATCACCCAAGCCCCAAGGTGGAGTTTAATATGGGATTAAATTTGATTGCATGCATTTTATGATAGTGCAAAATTGAAGTGAGCTTTCTTTGTCATGTTTGCCATATGCAACTACAAGAGGGAGACGTTTTTGGCACTTGGCATAATCTGTAGGTAGGATTGTAGTGATTTGGAAAGAGTTTGTTTTCTTTAGCTATCAAGATGACACACTTTGTTGTACAAAAATGTGAGATATGACAAAACTTGCTAACCTCTTTTAACCAAACTTCCATTTAACAATTGGCTACATAACATAATCAATTAATCATACTCCTCAATCTCATTTTACTCAAGTCTCATTTGACTCAAAGAACACTAAAACAAAACAGTCAAATGGGGAAAAGAAATAAGGCGGATGAGTATATCAAATTTTCAAAATCCATCAAGATGAAGATACAAACTAGACATTTTGAATGAGCATACAAAGCACTTTACAGAACATGAAACTCTTCTTTATAGGCAAACCATCCAATCTCAAGTATTTGGCATTACAATGAGTAATACTCCGTACTCCGTAAGTAATAACCCCAACTCAGAGACGGACATACCAATAAGGCCTTGACGTAGTGGTTAAGTACAGGTTCAAATCCTTTTCTCCCGTTTGTAACTTGTGT
This Spinacia oleracea cultivar Varoflay chromosome 6, BTI_SOV_V1, whole genome shotgun sequence DNA region includes the following protein-coding sequences:
- the LOC110795261 gene encoding uncharacterized protein, which codes for MATTSASSPIPSLKSRLRNGDCLYGLFVDSFSPTLAEISGHAGYDFIVIDMEHGYGGIPEALSCLNALAASQTPAILRLPECSAMWAKKALDLGPHGLMFPMIHTPELAKEAVSYCRYPRGGVRGVAHPIARASKYGLDPTYLDWCEEELLIMCQVESEEAVHNIQEITAVDGLDCIMVGPTDLSANLGYIRDPGNENAVKMVQTVENAVLGMKDKGDRRVYLAGFAMPHDEPSELKKRGYHMVCGAVDIVLYRDAAVKDVLKFKTAV